From Calothrix sp. PCC 6303, a single genomic window includes:
- a CDS encoding NADP-dependent isocitrate dehydrogenase, with product MYEKIQPPSAGQKITFINGEPVVPDNPIIPFIRGDGTGIDIWTATEKVIDAAVAIAYSNKRQISWFKVYAGDEACDLYGTYQYLPQDTLTAIKEYGVAIKGPLTTPVGGGIRSLNVALRQIFDLYACVRPCRYYAGTPSPHKNPEKLDVIVYRENTEDIYLGIEWKQGSEIGAKLIKILNEELIPATPEHGKKQIPLDAGIGIKPISKTGSQRLVRRAMKHALTLPKAKQMVTLVHKGNIMKYTEGAFRDWGYELATSEFRNDCITERESWILGNKEKKSDISLEDNARMIDPGFDALTPEKKAQIVKEVETTLNEIWASHGEGKWKDKIMVNDRIADSIFQQIQTRPDEYSILATMNLNGDYLSDAAAAIVGGLGMGPGANIGDSCAIFEATHGTAPKHAGLDRINPGSLILSGVMMLEYMGWQEAADLIKGGLASAIANSEVTYDLARLMEPPVEPLKCSEFAEAIIKRF from the coding sequence ATGTACGAAAAAATTCAACCCCCCTCAGCTGGGCAGAAAATCACTTTTATCAATGGTGAACCAGTGGTTCCCGATAATCCGATCATTCCTTTTATTCGGGGGGATGGTACAGGTATTGATATTTGGACTGCAACCGAAAAAGTCATTGATGCCGCAGTGGCGATCGCATACAGCAACAAACGTCAAATAAGCTGGTTTAAGGTATATGCTGGTGATGAAGCTTGCGATTTATACGGTACATACCAGTATTTACCCCAGGATACATTAACAGCTATCAAAGAATATGGTGTTGCCATCAAAGGACCTTTGACCACTCCAGTCGGTGGAGGGATTCGCTCTTTGAATGTGGCACTGCGCCAAATTTTTGACCTCTATGCTTGTGTGCGTCCCTGCCGTTACTATGCGGGTACACCTTCACCCCACAAAAACCCCGAAAAGCTAGATGTCATCGTTTATCGGGAGAACACCGAAGATATCTATTTGGGGATTGAGTGGAAACAAGGCAGTGAGATTGGCGCAAAATTAATTAAAATCCTCAACGAGGAACTAATACCTGCCACCCCAGAACATGGGAAAAAACAGATTCCCCTAGATGCTGGGATTGGGATTAAACCCATCAGCAAAACAGGTTCTCAGCGTCTTGTCCGCAGAGCCATGAAACATGCTTTAACCCTACCCAAGGCAAAGCAAATGGTGACTTTGGTACACAAAGGCAACATTATGAAATACACCGAGGGAGCTTTCCGCGATTGGGGTTATGAATTAGCCACCAGCGAATTCCGTAATGATTGCATTACCGAACGGGAATCATGGATTTTGGGAAATAAAGAGAAAAAATCTGACATTTCCCTCGAAGATAATGCCAGAATGATCGATCCTGGTTTCGATGCTTTAACACCAGAGAAAAAAGCGCAAATTGTCAAGGAAGTGGAAACAACACTTAATGAAATTTGGGCAAGTCATGGTGAGGGCAAGTGGAAAGATAAAATTATGGTTAATGACCGTATTGCCGATAGCATTTTCCAACAAATCCAAACCCGTCCCGACGAATATTCAATCTTGGCAACAATGAACCTGAACGGGGATTACCTCTCAGATGCAGCAGCAGCCATAGTTGGGGGATTGGGAATGGGACCAGGGGCAAATATTGGGGATTCCTGCGCCATTTTTGAAGCTACCCACGGTACAGCACCCAAACATGCAGGGTTAGATCGGATTAACCCCGGTTCCCTAATTCTTTCTGGTGTAATGATGCTGGAATACATGGGTTGGCAAGAAGCAGCCGACTTAATTAAGGGTGGATTAGCTAGTGCGATCGCTAACTCCGAAGTAACCTATGATTTGGCACGATTAATGGAACCACCAGTGGAACCATTGAAATGTTCTGAGTTTGCTGAGGCAATTATTAAGCGATTCTAA
- a CDS encoding serine/threonine protein kinase, translating to MIGKLLDYRYKVIRVLATGGFGETYIAEDTKRPGNPVCVVKHLKPASSDSKLFDTAKRLFQSEAETLEKLGSHDQIPRLLAYFVEHQEFYLVQEFIEGHTLSEELVPGEKWDEPQATLLLYEILSILEFVHQEGVIHRDIKPDNIIRRRSDHKLVLVDFGAVKQLRGGAGYPARGTVIGGQASATVAIGTPGYMPTEQGQGKPRPNSDLYALGIIAAQALTGIAPMDLQEDIHSGEILWQHLTSVSPEFAAILNKMIRYHFKERYQNATQALQVLQSLGGVGKPNQYGLVSSYQTSYPLARYTSLQSRQKTVAVAPGNQMGKPVNADVKPMRKAATGPDLLQIFILLLLAGGAAVVAPAVVKNVQGLATNWTKGNNTIVSQNCLAMTDESANIRSEPSSISADTILQTVSDRTALEVTGTRTKRGWLQVRMDSGKIAWVHSEVIGNNEEWVTCLRDKGIAMKTVNDNNLIVDNPTVKPKTKPVINLNPFAQNPEPLPTPTQKSEKPIDPVQDTQVVQEAREKYESGDLQGAIALLKSVPAGIEETSKMVSQWQQDWSKAEALFKDIDAAVASGNWDQVNSYKEHPEKLPNIQYWRNKIDPLVQQAADNISKQAENLTKQQLPKVIAPVNKEKTQQGNSNPEKSN from the coding sequence ATGATTGGCAAGCTACTAGACTATCGTTATAAAGTTATCAGAGTCCTTGCCACGGGCGGTTTTGGCGAAACCTACATAGCTGAGGATACCAAGCGTCCTGGCAACCCCGTTTGTGTAGTTAAGCATCTTAAACCCGCTAGTAGTGACTCGAAGTTGTTTGATACGGCAAAGCGTCTGTTTCAAAGTGAAGCTGAGACTTTGGAGAAATTAGGCAGTCACGATCAGATACCTCGACTTCTGGCTTATTTTGTCGAACATCAAGAATTTTATTTAGTTCAAGAATTTATTGAAGGTCATACTCTGAGTGAAGAACTTGTTCCCGGTGAAAAATGGGACGAACCTCAGGCAACCTTACTTTTATATGAAATTTTAAGTATTTTGGAATTTGTTCACCAAGAAGGGGTGATTCACCGCGATATTAAACCTGATAATATAATCCGTCGCCGCAGTGACCATAAATTGGTTTTAGTGGATTTTGGGGCTGTAAAACAACTGCGTGGTGGCGCGGGATATCCGGCACGAGGTACAGTTATTGGTGGACAAGCTTCAGCTACTGTAGCTATTGGCACACCTGGTTATATGCCTACGGAGCAAGGGCAAGGTAAACCACGCCCTAACAGCGATCTTTATGCTTTAGGAATCATTGCTGCCCAGGCTTTGACGGGAATTGCGCCGATGGACTTACAGGAAGATATCCATAGTGGGGAAATTCTTTGGCAACATTTGACATCAGTAAGTCCGGAGTTTGCCGCGATTTTGAATAAAATGATCCGCTACCACTTTAAGGAGCGTTATCAAAATGCTACCCAAGCATTACAGGTTTTGCAGAGTTTGGGGGGAGTTGGAAAACCTAATCAATACGGATTAGTGTCGTCTTATCAAACTAGTTACCCCTTAGCTAGGTATACATCACTGCAATCGCGTCAAAAAACGGTTGCCGTCGCACCTGGGAATCAAATGGGTAAACCTGTAAATGCTGATGTTAAACCCATGCGTAAGGCAGCCACAGGTCCTGATTTGTTACAGATTTTTATTCTGTTACTATTGGCAGGGGGTGCGGCAGTGGTTGCACCTGCGGTTGTGAAAAATGTCCAGGGTTTAGCCACCAATTGGACAAAGGGAAATAACACTATAGTTTCCCAAAATTGCTTGGCAATGACTGACGAAAGTGCAAATATTCGTTCTGAACCCAGTTCTATTAGTGCAGACACTATATTACAAACGGTAAGCGATCGCACTGCCCTAGAAGTGACGGGAACCCGTACAAAACGCGGTTGGTTGCAAGTTCGGATGGATTCTGGCAAGATAGCTTGGGTTCATTCAGAGGTCATTGGCAATAATGAAGAGTGGGTGACTTGTCTGCGTGACAAGGGTATTGCCATGAAAACTGTAAATGATAATAACTTAATTGTTGATAATCCAACGGTTAAGCCTAAAACTAAGCCAGTTATTAATCTAAACCCATTTGCTCAAAATCCTGAACCTTTACCAACACCAACTCAGAAATCAGAAAAGCCCATAGATCCGGTTCAAGATACCCAAGTTGTTCAAGAAGCACGGGAGAAATATGAATCGGGTGATTTACAAGGTGCGATCGCACTCTTAAAATCAGTCCCAGCGGGTATAGAAGAAACTAGTAAGATGGTTTCCCAATGGCAACAAGATTGGTCAAAAGCAGAGGCTTTATTTAAAGATATCGACGCTGCCGTAGCAAGCGGTAATTGGGATCAAGTTAACTCCTATAAAGAGCATCCTGAAAAGTTACCAAATATTCAATATTGGCGCAACAAAATTGATCCTTTAGTTCAACAAGCTGCTGACAATATATCAAAGCAGGCTGAAAATTTAACTAAACAACAATTACCTAAAGTTATTGCACCAGTTAATAAAGAGAAGACTCAACAAGGTAATAGTAATCCAGAGAAAAGTAATTAA